The window CCGAGCATGGTCAGCAGCACGTCCATGTCGTCCTGGTCGGCTTCGGCATGGTTGGTGTAGCAAACGTCGCAGCCCATCGGCAAGCCGAGCAGCTTGGCGCAGAAGTGGTCTTCCAGCCCGGCACGGATGATCTGCTTGCCGTCGTACAGGTATTCGGGGCCGATGAAACCAACCACCGAGTTCACCAGCAGCGGCTTGAACGCGCGCGCCACCGCGTAGGCGCGCGCTTCGCAGCTTTGCTGGTCGACCCCGTGGTGGGCATTGGCCGACAGCGCGCTGCCCTGGCCGGTTTCAAAATACATGACGTTGTCGCCCACCGTGCCGCGCCCCAGCGACAGGGCGGCGCCGCGCGCTTCGGCCAGCAGCGCCAGGTCGATGCCGAAGCCGCGGTTGGCGGCCTCGGTTCCGGCCACCGACTGGAACACCAGGTCGACCGGGGCGCCGCGGTTGATCGCCTCGATGGTGTTGGTGACGTGGGTCAGCACGCACGACTGGGTGGGGATCCGGTAGCGGGCGATGACGGCGTCGAGCATGCCAACCAGCGTGACGACCTGGGCCACGTTGTCGGTGGCCGGGTTGATGCCGATCACGGCGTCGCCGCTGCCGTACATGAGGCCGTCGAGCATGCTGGCCGCGATGCCGGTGGCGTCGTCGGTCGGGTGGTTCGGCTGCAGGCGCGTGGCCATGCGGCCTTCCAGGCCGAGCGTGTTGCGAAAGGCCGTGACCACGCGGCATTTGCGCGCCACCAGCACCAGGTCCTGGATGCGCATGATTTTTGATACGGCGGCCGCCATTTCCGGCGTGATGCCGGGCGCGACGGCGGCCAGGGTGGGGCTGTCGGCCGCGTCGCTCAGCAGCCAGTTGCGCAGGTCGCCGACGGTCAGATGCGCGATGGGCGCGAACGCGGCGGCATCGTGGCTGTCGACGATCAGGCGCGTGACTTCATCGTCTTCGTAGGGAATCAGGGGATTGTCGAGGATGGTGCGCAGCGGCAGGTCGGCCAGCGCCATCTGGGCGGCCACCCGTTCTTCGGCGCTGGCAGCGGCCACGCCCGCCAGCAGGTCGCCCGCGCGGGCCGGCGAGCTGCGGGCCATCAAGTCCTTGAGGTCGCGAAACGCGTAGGTGCGCGGCCCGACCATGTGCGAAAACCGCTGTGTTGTCACGAGATGTCCGGCGGTGGTTAGCTTGGAAACAGCATAGCACGGTCCCGCGCTACAGCAGATCCGCGCGCGGATAGTCCCACGCCGGCACGCCCGTGGGGCAGGGCTGGCCGTTTGCCTGGTCGAGCGGAAAGGTGGTGAAATTGCCCGCCGGAGTGTTGCTGAAGCGGGCGTCGGACGCATTATCCGGACCCAGCGCGGGCATGCGCGCGAAGCGCAGCCAGGCATCGAAGCGGCAGTTGCTGGTCTGAAGTTTGCGCAAGCGGGCCAGCGGCGCTTCCTCGCTCCAGTTGACGACGAGCTGCGCTTTCAGCGGCCGTATGCCTTCGGCGAGGGCCGTGGGACAGGCATCGAGCGCGAGCACGCTTGGTGCCACGCTGACCATGCCGCGCCGCAGCCGGTAGGTGCCGGCGACGGCATCCCGTTCGGCCGACACGAAAATCCAGCATGCCGGGTTGGTGGGGAATGCCGTCATGGCGGTATCGAGCAGGGTGCTGGCCGGATCGAGCTGGCGCAGGTGGTCGGCCACGATGGTTTTGCCGCGCTGCATCGCCGCACCCTGCATAGCCACGAAGCCGACGCCGCCCAGCAGCGCGGCGCACAAGGCCAGCTTGCCACTCTTGCCGACGCGCTGCTGCAGCATGGTCAGCACGGCACCGAACGCCAGCAGGGCCGTGAGCGAACCCCAGTGCAGATACCCGCGCATGGTGAAATAGCCGAGCACGGCGGCCAACCCGCCCAGCAGCAGCCCGCGCCAGACGCGGCTGCCCAGCGTCATCGCCAGCGGCACGGCGCCGGCCACCCAGAACACCGGTTCGAGGATGAAGACCGCGTCGCCGTAGAACCAGCGCGCATCGAACGGATAAAACGGATGCACGCCGTACGAGTTCAGCGCATCCATTCCCAGATGCAGCAGGAAGCCGGCGCCGACGGCCGCGAGCAGGCCGGCGCGGGCCGGTTTGCTGGCGCGCAGCAGGGCGCGCGCGCCGGGCCACAGCATCCACAGCAGCGCGATCAGCAGCAGCGCCTGCGGCACTTCGTACAGCAGCGTGTGGGTGTGGCCGCGGTGATGCAGCAGGTAGCCCAGCGGCTGGGGCAAGAGCCCGGTGAGCACGAGGTCGAGGTCGGGAAAATTGCTGGCGGCCCAGCACGACACGAGCATCAGGCGGCGCCGGGTGCGCTGGTGGGCCGGATCGGCTTCCGCAGGCAAAGTACGGTGAACCAGTTCGCCAACGGCCAGTCCAACCAACGAGTGACTTAAATTATCCATGCCGGCGATCTTACCGTGCCTGCATCGTTCATGCAGATGAGTTTGATGCCGGTGGAGCCGTCATGGCGGGAGAAACGCAGCATCAACCGGGGAAACAGATAATGAAACTATCCATCTCATTTGCAGCAGCCGCCGTGCTTGGTTCGCTAAGCGGCTGGGCATGTGCGCAGTCGTCCGTGACCATGTACGGCGTTGTCGACGCCGGCCTCGTGCGCGAGCAGGGCGGCGCCGGCGGCAACCTCACGCGGGTCAGCAGTGGTGTCGGCTCGGCGTCGCGCATCGGGTTCCGCGGATCGGAAGACCTGGGGTATGGCTGGAGCGCCAACTTCCTGCTGGAAGCGGGTGCGCGTATCGACACCGGCCAGCAGGAGGAAGCCGGGGCGCTGTTCCACCGCCAGGCTTACGTGGGGGCGCGTCATCGGGAGTATGGCGGGCTGACCCTGGGGCGCCAGTACACGCCTTACTATAATGCGCTGACCGGCGTGGCGGACCCGTTCGGCGGCGGCTACGCGGGCACTGCCAAGAACCTGTTCCCGGCCGGCGGCCAGAATACGCGCACCAGCAACGCCATCGTGTATTCGATGCCGGAAATCATGGGCGTGACGGGGGAGGTGTCCTACGCGCTTGGCGAGCAGCCCGGCGGCAGCACGGCCGGACGCCAGTTCGGATTGTCCCTCGGTTACAGCCGGGGTGGACTCAATGCGCGCCTGGCCTACAACCACCGCAACAATGACGTCACCACGGCTGCCGGCGCGGCTTCGGTGCCGCCGCTGCCTGCCGCCGAGCGCGAGATCGGGCGCAATACGCTGCTGGCAGCCAATTACGACTTTGGCGTTGCCCGCGCTTACGCGGCATATGGGGTGGACAAGGGGACCAACAGCGCGCTGCTGCCCAACAGCGGCAATCCGTATGGGGGCGTGCGGCCCACCGCCTCGACGGACAGCCGCGACATGCTGCTGGGAGCCTCGGTCCCGTTCGGCATGACCACGCTGATGGCATCGTATATCCGCAAGAACGACCGGACAGCCTACAACCAGGATGCGCATCAGTGGGGCGTGGGGGTGAGCCATGTGCTGTCGCGGCGCACCAGCCTGTACACGGCGTATGCGCGCATCAAGAACAAGCGCGGCGCTGGCTACACCGTCGGCAACAACACGGAACCAGGCAGCGGCGACAGCGCCTTCAACCTGGGTGTGCGGCATGTGTTCTGACGGCCCATGGCATGTTATGCGGACCCGGATAAGTTCCATTTAATCGGGCGAACGCGTTTGACATCGCGCAAATTGAGGCGAGCGCACAAGGCTAGTCTGGTTTGTGCGGTGCATGCCCGGCGCTGCGGGAGTTCATCTGTTCGAGACGTGGCCCACGCTCGGTACTCTTGCGGGAATTGCAGCGTGCCCGGTGATGCGCTGCCTGTCGGGCGCGACCGGTCGCAACGGAGTCAAAAAGGAGGCCAACATGGAGTACAAAACGATCGTGGTGCATGTCGACGAGTCGCCCCAGGCCGCTGTGCGTATTGACGCCGCGGCCCGACTGGCCATCGAGCACAATGCGCATCTGATCGGCAGCGCGCTGACCAACCTGCCGCCGCGCCTGCTCGCGCTGAGCGGGCTCGATCCCAGCCTGCCGCCGGTGCAGGCTCCGCTGGCCGAGTTGCGCCGCCTGGCCGACAGCGCGCTCGATGCCTTTGAGCAGCGGGCTAACGCGCTGGGCGTGCTGTCGTTCGAACGGCGCCGGCTGGAGGAAGAAATCGGGCTGGGCATGAGTCTGCAGGCGCGCTATTGCGATCTGCTCGTGATCGGGCAGCACGATGCCGCGCATCCCTTGCCGGGCATGCGCGCCGATTTTCCCGAGTACGTCCTGCTCAACTCCGCCAAACCGGTGCTGGTGGTGCCCGCGGGGGCGCGGGGCGCCTCCATTGGGGCGCCGCTGGGGCAGCGGATCGTGGTCGGCTGGAACGGCAGCGCCCCGGCCAGCCGTGCGATCGCCAGTGCTATTCCGCTGATGCAACGCGCGCGCCAGGTGGACATTGTGGTAGCCGATGCGCGGGCCCAGGGCGATCTGCACGGTGCCACGCCGGGCGCCGACCTCGCCTTGTACCTGGCACGGCACGCGATCCGGGTCAACGTGCGCGACGTCGACAGTCATGCGGACGCCGGCCGGGCGCTGCTGGCGGCGGCGGGTGAGGCGGGCGCCGACCTGATCGTGATGGGCGCTTACGGCCGCTCGCGCTTTCGCGAAGTCTTGCTGGGCGGCGCGACCAGGACCTTGCTCCGCTCATCGACATTGCCGCTCTGGATGGCCCACTAGACGCGGGCGGCAGGAAACAGGAGCACGGCCTCGAACCTTGTGAATAGCGGTGGCTGGGGCACTCAGCGCGGAAGGCCTGGAGCCAGACCTTGCGCATGGCGGTGGCTGGGGCACTCAACGCGGATGGGATGGAGCCGGGCCACGCCGTCCCGGGCTTGCCAATAGCGCTGGCGGTGGGGCAGGGCGTGCCGCACTGCCGAGGCGCGGGAGAGGGGCGCACCCGTGTTGCCGCTGGCGCGCACCGATTTGCTGCACGGGCATGCGCACTGGCGGCCTCGCAAGAGAATCAGGCACGCCTGCGCGAGGATTTGATCTTGGCGCGCAGGCGTTTTGCGCCTTACACTGGCGGCTGACGAACCCGCCACAGAGGAGCCGATGCCAACGCCGCCGAGCAGACAAGACCGCATGATCGCCTTGCTGGGCAGGCTGGCGCCGTCCGAGGGCTATACTGCGTCCGCGCTCGACGACGTGCGCTTCATGCGCGCGAACCGGGCCGTGGCACGCGTGCCTGTGCTGTACGAGCCATGCATCGTGATCGTCTGCCAGGGCCGCAAGCGGGGGTATCTGGGCGAGCAAAGCTTCATTTACGATGCCCAGCAGTTTCTGGTGCTGTCGGTGCCTTTGCCTTTCGAGAGCGAGACCGACGCCAGCGAAGCCGAGCCGCTGCTGGCGCTCAAGATGCACATCGACCTCGCAGTCGCTGCCGAGCTCGCGCTGGCGCTCGGCCCCGCGCCGTCAGCCCACACCACGCCCGTCAGCATGTGCTCGACGGCGATGGACGAGGCCATGGGTGACGCCGTGCTGCGCCTGCTCGAAGTGCTGTTGTGCCCGGTGGAAGCGCGCGTACTGGGACCGGGCATCCTGCGCGAAATTCTGTATCGGGTCCTGACCGGCGAACAGGGCGGCTCTGTGCGTGCGGCCTTGGCCCAGCACAGCCAGTTCGGCAAGATCGGCAAGGCGCTGCGCCGCATCCATGCGGGTTTCAGCGGCGAGCTGGACGTGCCGATCTTGGCGCATGAGGCAGGCATGAGCGTGGCGGCTTTCCACGCCAACTTCAAGGCGGTGACGCAAACCTCGCCGATCCAGTATCTCAAGAGCACGCGCCTGCACAAGGCAAGGCTGTTGATGGTGCAGGAGGGCATGAGCGCCTCGTCTGCCTCGAACCGGGTCGGCTATGAAAGCAGTTCGCAGTTCAGCCGCGAATTCAAGCGCTTTTTCGGCCGCAGTCCGGTGCAGGAGGCGGCGATGATGAAAACGCTCCTGAGCCAGGCGCCGAGCGAGCCGCCCGGCTACGTGAGCGCGCATTAGCCGGAACGGCTGAAGAAGCTGGCAATCCCGCTCAAGCTCTCAGACTGCTCAAGTACTGGCAAATAAGCGGGTTGGTGGCGCAGGTACCGGTGCAAGGCGCATCCCGCTGGCTGTCGCAGCCAAGCGACGTTGAAAGCGCCAACCGGGACGCGCGGTCATGCTCGTATCCGCTAACGGCAGCGTCGTACAATTCGTCAAGGCGCCACGGTATGCAGCAATACCGTCGTCACGCTGCCATCCTTGTCGACGATGAGCTGATATAGCCGGTCGAATTCATCATCCCCGATGTCGCTACCAGGTTTGCCGCCGAACAAGCGCACCAGTTCGGGCACGGTATTGGAATGGCCCACCACCAAGGCCGTACCGCCCGCCGCCTTGACCTGCGCGACCAGGTTGGCGCTTTGCGCGGGATCGTACACCTGCACCTGTAATCCCAAGTCGGTGGCGAGCGGCTGGGCGGTCTGGCGTGTACGCTGCGCCGTGCTGCTGTACACATGCGCGATGCCGGTCGACTTGAGAATGGCGGCGATATTGCGTGCGCGCGCCTTGCCCTGGGCGGTCAGATCAGGATCTTTCTCGACCGCTGCCTTTTCGCCATGCCGCACCAGATAGATGATGGTTGGGTCGGCTACAGCCAGACCGGGCGCCAGCAAGGCGGAAGCCAGGAACAGGCCGCCAAGAAGGGAAGAGCGCATGCGCATGGTCGGCTTTCAGATATAAAAACAGCAATGTATCCCAGCCTGGCGAGGAAGCGCAACTGTTCCCGCTGCGCCATTCCGTTCGAGCCGCCCTTGGAGCAGCAGATCGTGCTGGCGCATATCTTGCTTGTATTGTAAGGATATGGCCTCACTCTCAACCAATAACATGTCCAAAACCCCCGCGCATCCCCCACGCAAGCTGCGCATTGTCGTCGTCAATACGATCGTTCCGGAAGGCGGCGAGCACGATGCCGCCCTGGCGGTCCAGGTCATGCGCGGTAACGCGCTGCGCATCGGCCTGCTCGAATCGGGCTACGACATCGTCGCTTCGCTACCCGCCGATATCTATTTGCCCGAAAGGATCGCTCAACTTCAACCCGACATGATTATCATCGATGCCGAATCGGACGCCCGCGACGTGCTCGAACACATCGTCATCGCCACCCGCGACGAGCGCCGCCCGATTGTGCTGTTCACCGAGGACGACACCACCAGCAGCATGGACGCGGCGATGGCCGCAGGCGTGTCGGCCTACATCGTGGCGGGCTTGCAGTCCGAGCGCATCAAACCGGTGCTGAACGTGGCGCTGGCGCGCTTTCGCCAGGAGCAGAAGCTGCTTGCCGAGCTGAGCGAGACTCGCCACAAGCTGGCCGAACGCAAGGTGATCGACCGCGCCAAAGGCATCCTGATGACCCATCACCGGCTGACCGAAGACCAGGCGTACCAGAAACTGCGCAGCATGGCGATGAACAAGAATTTGAAGCTGGCGGAGATTGCCCAGCGCATTCTCGATGTCGAGGATCTGCTCGGTTGAGTCGCCGCGTAGCTACAGGAAAGCAAGGAGTTGTATGGCAGAGATAAATGTAAAGCAATTGCGTACGGTCAGGATCGGCTTCATGCCGCTGACCGACTGCGCCTCGCTGGTGATGGCGGCCGAGTGCGGGTTCGACCGCCAATATGGCATCAGGATCGTGCTCAGCCGCGAAACCTCGTGGGCGAACGTGCGCGACAAGCTGGGCTCGGGCGCGCTCGACGCCGCCCATGTGTTGTACGGGCTGATGTACGGGGTGCAGTTGGGCATCGGCTGCCAGCAGCAGGCGATGGCCGTGCTGATGAACCTGAGCCGCAACGGCCAGGCCGTGACGCTGTCGCGCGCGCTGGCGGAGCAGGGCGCCGTGGATGGGCCGAGCCTGGCGCGGCACATGCGGAATGCGCCGCGCGGCTATGCCTTCGCCCACACTTTCCCGACCGGCAATCACGCAATGCTGCTGTATTACTGGCTGGCGGCGCACGGGATCGACCCGCTGCGCCACGCGCGCGCGCTGACGGTGCCGCCGGCCCAGATGGTGGGCAGCCTGCGCGCCGGGATGATCGATGGTTTCTGCGCCGGCGAGCCGTGGGGCCAGCGCGCCATCGACGACGGTGTCGGGGTGACGGCGGTGACCAGCCAGCAGATCTGGCCCGATCATCCGGGCAAGGTGCTGGGAACGACGGCGGCGTTTGCCGGGAGCGATCCGGGCACTTGCCGCGCGATGATTGCGGCGGTGCTCGACGCCAGCCGCTGGATCGAGGCCTCGAAGGCCAACAAGGAGCAGACGGCGACGGTGCTGGCCGGGTCGGCGTATCTGAATACGGGCCGGGAAGCCATCGCGCGGCGCCTGGTGGGGCAGTATGACAACGGTGTGGGCGGCCAGTGGACCGATGAAAAGGCGCTGCGTTTTCATGGCGATGGCGAGGTGAATTTCCCGTATCTGTCGGATGGGATGTGGTTCATGACGCAGCAGCGGCGCTGGGGGTTGCTCAGGGACGAACCGGATTATCTGGGGCAGGCGCAGGCGGTAAACCGGATCGATCTGTACCGCGGCGCAGCGGAAATGACAGGGACTTCGGTGCCATCGTCGCCGATGCGCAGTTCCACGCTGATCGACGGCCTCGAGTGGGATGGCAGCGATCCGCGGGGGTATGCGCAGTCGTTTCGGATTCACCTGGGGTAGGGCTTATTCCCCGTCCCGGCGTGACGACAAAGCAGGAAGAAGGCGCCGCACCCTCCCACGCATCATTTTCGGGCATTTGTGCACCGCAATGTAGCGTTCGCTTCTTTTTCCTGCCTCAGACCTCCGATCCCGCCCCGCACCCACCCTGGCACGGCGTTTGCTAAACAGTACCTATCGGATCAATGGCGATCCCCTGAACAACTTGCGCTGATCTAACGACGGATCGGCAGGACAACGGCGTCCGTCCAACCTGGTTTTTGACAACCGGGTCTGGCCGGACGCCTTTTTGTTTTTAACGGGATAAACAATGGCCACCAAAGCAAACACCATCGAACTCTTTAGTATCAGCACACCGCAGATGCGCGCCTTCCACCTGACCTGGATGGCCTTCTTCGTCTGCTTCTTCGCCTGGTTCGCCTGCGCGCCGCTGATGCCCATCATCAAAGGCGAATTCGGCCTGACCCTCGCGCAGGTCGCCAACATCAACATCGCCGCCGTCGCCATCACGATCCTGGTCCGTCTGATCGTCGGCCCCATGTGCGACCGCTTCGGGCCACGCAAGGCCTACACCGGCCTGCTGCTGCTCGGCGCCATCCCGGTCCTCGGCGTGGCGGCGTCGCAAAGCTATGAAAGCTTCCTGTTTTTCCGCCTCGGCATCGGCGCCGTCGGCGCGAGCTTCGTCATCACCCAGTACCACACCTCCGTCATGTTCGGCCCCAAGGTCGTCGGCACCGCCAACGCGGCCGCAGCCGGCTGGGGCAATGCCGGCGGCGGCGCAGCGCAGGCGCTGATGCCACTGCTGGTCGGCGCACTGCTGATGCTGGGCGTGCGCGAAGCCCTCGGCTGGCGCGTGGCCCTGCTGGTGCCGGGCGTGCTGATGGTCGTCATGGCTGGCTTGTACTGGAAATTCACCCAGGATTGCCCGCAAGGTAATTACGACGACATGCGCGCGGCTGGCATCGCCATCGAAGGCGGCAAGGCGGGGCATGCCCCCGCCGGCGGCTGGGAGAGCTTCAAGGCCGCCAGCGCCAACCACCGCGTGTGGCTGCTGTTCGTCACCTACGGCGCCTGCTTCGGCATCGAGATATTCATCCACAACATCGCCGCCGTCTACTACGTCGACCATTTCAAACTGAGCCTGAAGGAAGCCGGCATGGCCGCCGGCAGCTTCGGTCTGCTGGCGCTGTTCGCCCGTGCCCTCGGCGGCTGGGTATCGGACAAGCTGGCGATGCGCGGCACCATTAACAGCCGCGTCACGCTGCTGTTCGTGCTGATGATCGGCGAAGGCGCCGGCCTGCTGTGGTTCGCCAAGGCCGACGGCGTTGTCTTCGCGGTGATCGCCATGCTGGTGTTCGGCCTGTTCACCCACATGGCTTGCGGCGCCACCTACGCGCTGGTGCCCTTCATCGACAGCAAGGCGCTGGGCGGCGTGGCCGGCATCATCGGCGCCGGCGGCAACGTGGGCGCGGTCGCGGCGGGCTTTCTCATGAAAGGCACCGGCGACATCGCCCAAACCCTCACCATCCTCAGCGGCCTGGTGCTGCTGTCGGCGCTGTGCGCCATCGCGGTCAGGCTCACCGCCGCCGTGGACGACCGTCCGGTCGCCGTCAACAACGCTGTCGCGTAAGGAGAATCAGCATGAAGATCATCGTCATCGGCCACGGCATGGTGGGCCACAAATTCCTCGAGTCGCTCGGCGCCACCGCCGCGCCAGGGTTGGAGGTGACGGTCCTGTGCGAAGAACCGCGCGCCGCCTACGACCGCGTGCACCTGTCGGAATTTTTCTCCGGTAAATCGGCCGACGACCTGTCGCTGGTGCCGGCCGGCTTCTTCGAGGGTGGCAATATGCTGCTCAAGCTGAACGCGAAAGCCGTCGCCGTCGACCGCGCAGCCAAAACCGTCACCGTCGGCAGCGGCGAAGTGCTGGCCTACGACAAACTGGTGTTCGCCACTGGCTCGTACCCGTTCGTGCCGCCGCTGGCCGGCAAGGACCGCAAGGACTGCTTCGTCTACCGCACCATCGAAGATTTGGAGGCGATGCTCGAATGCGGCAAGCGCTCCAAAACCGGCGTGGTGATCGGCGGCGGCCTGCTCGGCCTGGAGTGCGCCAAGGCCCTGCGCGACATGCAGCTGCAGACCCACGTGGTGGAATTCGCGCCGCGCCTGATGGCGGTGCAGGTCGATGATGGCGGCGCGCGCGTGCTGCGCGCAAAAATCGAAGACCTGGGCGTGACCGTCCACACCCAAAAGAACACGCTTGAAATCGTCGACGGCGAAGAGGGCACGCACCGCATGCGCTTTGCCGACGGCAGCCATCTGGACACCGACATGATCGTGTTCTCGGCCGGGATTCGGCCGCGCGACGACCTGGCGCGCCTGTGCGGCCTGACGATCGGCGCGCGCGGCGGCATCGCCATCGACAACAGCTGCCTGACCTCAGACCCGGATGTCTACGCCATCGGCGAGTGCGCGCTGTGGAACGGCCAGCTGTTCGGCCTCGTGGCGCCGGGCTACGACATGGCCCGCGTGGCCGCGCGCCATCTGCTGGGCGAGCAGGCCGCCGCCTTTACCGGCGCCGACATGAGCACCAAGCTCAAACTGATGGGCGTGGACGTTGCCAGCATCGGCGATCCGCACGCGGTCAGTCCGGGCAGCCGCTCCTATCAGTTCACCGACGAACGCAAACAGGTGTACAAGAAGATCGTCGTTTCCGACTGCGGCAAATTCCTGCTCGGCGGCGTGATGGTGGGCGACGCGAGCGAATACGGCACCCTGCTGCAGATGATGTTGAATAAAATCGAGCTGCCCGAGTCGCCGGAATTTCTCATCCTGCCGCAAAGCGACGGCAAGGCGCGCCCGGGCCTGGGCGTGGACGCCTTGCCCGACACGGCCCAGATATGCTCCTGCAACGACGTCTCCAAGGGCGACCTGTGCGCCGCCGTTTGCGGCGGCGCCACCACCATCGGCGCGCTGAAAAGCTGCACCAAGGCCGGTTCCACCTGCGGCGGCTGCGTGGCGCTGGTCACGCAGGTGATGAAGGCGGAAATGAAAAAGCAGGGCATGGCCGTCAACAACCACGTCTGCGAACACTTCCCGTACTCGCGCCAGGAAATCTACCATCTGGTCAAGGTCGGCAAGATCACGTCCTTCGAGGACCTGCTGGCGCAGCACGGCACGGGCCGCGGCTGCGACGTCTGCAAGCCAGTGGCCGCCAACGTACTGGCGTCGACCTGGAACGACTTCGTGCTGAAACCCGAACACGCCAGCCTGCAGGATTCGAACGACTACTTCCTCGGTAACATCCAGAAGGATGGCACCTACTCGGTGGTGCCGCGCATGCCGGGCGGGGAAGTGACGGCCGATGGCCTGATCGCGGTCGGCATGGTGGCCAAAAAATATGGCTTGTACACCAAGATCACCGGCGGCCAGCGGGTCGACCTGTTCGGCGCGCGCGTCGAGCAGCTGCCGCTGATCTGGGAAGAGCTGATTGAAGCCGGTTTCGAGTCGGGCCATGCGTACGGCAAGTCGCTGCGCACCGTCAAATCGTGCGTCGGTTCGACCTGGTGCCGCTACGGCGTGGCCGACAGCGTCGGTTTCGCGATCGAGCTGGAAAACCGCTACAAGGGCTTGCGTACGCCGCACAAAATCAAGTTCGGCGTATCCGGCTGCACCCGCGAATGCGCCGAAGCGCAGGGCAAGGACGTGGGCCTGATCGCCACCGAAAAAGGCTGGAACCTTTACGTGTGCGGGAACGGCGGCATGAAGCCGCGCCACGCGGAACTGATTGCCTCGGACCTGGATCAGGAAACCGTGGTGCGCTACATCGACCGCTTTTTGATGTTTTATGTACGTACGGCCGACCGCCTGCAGCGCACCAGCGTCTGGCGCGACAACCTCGAAGGCGGCCTCGATTACCTGAAATCGGTCGTCATCGACGACAAGCTGCACCTGGCCGCCGAACTGGAAGCGGACATGCAGCACGTGGTCGACACCTACGCCTGCGAGTGGAAGAACGCCGTGAACGATCCGGCCACGCGCCAGCGCTTCCGCCATTTCGTCAACAGCGACCAGGCCGACCAGAACGTGGTCTTCATGCCCGAGCGCGGCCAGATTCGTCCGGCCACGATCGAAGAACGCAAGCGCGTCATTCCACTCATCGTCAAAACCGCCTAAGGAGAAGCTCATGCACCGCGATATCGAACTGACCAACTGGACTGCCGTCTGCTCGCTCGACGAGATCGTCCCCAACACCGGCGTGTGCGCGCTCCTGAAAGGCGAGCAGGTCGCCGTATTCCACGTGCTTGACAGCGAAGAGCGCGTGTTCGCGATCGGGAACTACGATCCGAACAGCGGCGTCTCGGTACTCTCGCGCGGGCTGGTGGGCAGCCTGGGCGACCGCATCGTGGTGGCGTCGCCCATCTACAAACAGCACTTCGACCTGTTCACCGGCGAATGCCTGGAAGCGCCGGAACACTCGGTGCCCAGCTACCGCGCGCGGGTCGAGGACGGCAAGGTATGGGTCTGCGCATGACAAAGGTCACGACAGCGCCCG of the Massilia violaceinigra genome contains:
- a CDS encoding ethanolamine ammonia-lyase subunit EutB, with the translated sequence MVGPRTYAFRDLKDLMARSSPARAGDLLAGVAAASAEERVAAQMALADLPLRTILDNPLIPYEDDEVTRLIVDSHDAAAFAPIAHLTVGDLRNWLLSDAADSPTLAAVAPGITPEMAAAVSKIMRIQDLVLVARKCRVVTAFRNTLGLEGRMATRLQPNHPTDDATGIAASMLDGLMYGSGDAVIGINPATDNVAQVVTLVGMLDAVIARYRIPTQSCVLTHVTNTIEAINRGAPVDLVFQSVAGTEAANRGFGIDLALLAEARGAALSLGRGTVGDNVMYFETGQGSALSANAHHGVDQQSCEARAYAVARAFKPLLVNSVVGFIGPEYLYDGKQIIRAGLEDHFCAKLLGLPMGCDVCYTNHAEADQDDMDVLLTMLGAAGCNFVMGVPGSDDIMLNYQSTSFHDALYTRRVLGLRAAPEFEAWLHRMQIFCGDGAAQLPDALAPAFQQALLRL
- a CDS encoding metal-dependent hydrolase, which gives rise to MDNLSHSLVGLAVGELVHRTLPAEADPAHQRTRRRLMLVSCWAASNFPDLDLVLTGLLPQPLGYLLHHRGHTHTLLYEVPQALLLIALLWMLWPGARALLRASKPARAGLLAAVGAGFLLHLGMDALNSYGVHPFYPFDARWFYGDAVFILEPVFWVAGAVPLAMTLGSRVWRGLLLGGLAAVLGYFTMRGYLHWGSLTALLAFGAVLTMLQQRVGKSGKLALCAALLGGVGFVAMQGAAMQRGKTIVADHLRQLDPASTLLDTAMTAFPTNPACWIFVSAERDAVAGTYRLRRGMVSVAPSVLALDACPTALAEGIRPLKAQLVVNWSEEAPLARLRKLQTSNCRFDAWLRFARMPALGPDNASDARFSNTPAGNFTTFPLDQANGQPCPTGVPAWDYPRADLL
- a CDS encoding porin, which produces MKLSISFAAAAVLGSLSGWACAQSSVTMYGVVDAGLVREQGGAGGNLTRVSSGVGSASRIGFRGSEDLGYGWSANFLLEAGARIDTGQQEEAGALFHRQAYVGARHREYGGLTLGRQYTPYYNALTGVADPFGGGYAGTAKNLFPAGGQNTRTSNAIVYSMPEIMGVTGEVSYALGEQPGGSTAGRQFGLSLGYSRGGLNARLAYNHRNNDVTTAAGAASVPPLPAAEREIGRNTLLAANYDFGVARAYAAYGVDKGTNSALLPNSGNPYGGVRPTASTDSRDMLLGASVPFGMTTLMASYIRKNDRTAYNQDAHQWGVGVSHVLSRRTSLYTAYARIKNKRGAGYTVGNNTEPGSGDSAFNLGVRHVF
- a CDS encoding universal stress protein; the protein is MEYKTIVVHVDESPQAAVRIDAAARLAIEHNAHLIGSALTNLPPRLLALSGLDPSLPPVQAPLAELRRLADSALDAFEQRANALGVLSFERRRLEEEIGLGMSLQARYCDLLVIGQHDAAHPLPGMRADFPEYVLLNSAKPVLVVPAGARGASIGAPLGQRIVVGWNGSAPASRAIASAIPLMQRARQVDIVVADARAQGDLHGATPGADLALYLARHAIRVNVRDVDSHADAGRALLAAAGEAGADLIVMGAYGRSRFREVLLGGATRTLLRSSTLPLWMAH
- a CDS encoding AraC family transcriptional regulator, yielding MPTPPSRQDRMIALLGRLAPSEGYTASALDDVRFMRANRAVARVPVLYEPCIVIVCQGRKRGYLGEQSFIYDAQQFLVLSVPLPFESETDASEAEPLLALKMHIDLAVAAELALALGPAPSAHTTPVSMCSTAMDEAMGDAVLRLLEVLLCPVEARVLGPGILREILYRVLTGEQGGSVRAALAQHSQFGKIGKALRRIHAGFSGELDVPILAHEAGMSVAAFHANFKAVTQTSPIQYLKSTRLHKARLLMVQEGMSASSASNRVGYESSSQFSREFKRFFGRSPVQEAAMMKTLLSQAPSEPPGYVSAH
- a CDS encoding SixA phosphatase family protein gives rise to the protein MRSSLLGGLFLASALLAPGLAVADPTIIYLVRHGEKAAVEKDPDLTAQGKARARNIAAILKSTGIAHVYSSTAQRTRQTAQPLATDLGLQVQVYDPAQSANLVAQVKAAGGTALVVGHSNTVPELVRLFGGKPGSDIGDDEFDRLYQLIVDKDGSVTTVLLHTVAP
- a CDS encoding ANTAR domain-containing response regulator, with translation MSKTPAHPPRKLRIVVVNTIVPEGGEHDAALAVQVMRGNALRIGLLESGYDIVASLPADIYLPERIAQLQPDMIIIDAESDARDVLEHIVIATRDERRPIVLFTEDDTTSSMDAAMAAGVSAYIVAGLQSERIKPVLNVALARFRQEQKLLAELSETRHKLAERKVIDRAKGILMTHHRLTEDQAYQKLRSMAMNKNLKLAEIAQRILDVEDLLG